Proteins encoded together in one Dermacentor variabilis isolate Ectoservices chromosome 2, ASM5094787v1, whole genome shotgun sequence window:
- the LOC142573298 gene encoding COP9 signalosome complex subunit 9 isoform X1, which yields MKPGVVVADEMFPEGAGPYTDLEEAGGSGGLLMDLAANEKSVHADFFNDDQLARRIAEAEKSK from the exons ATGAAGCCCGGAGTAGTGGTCGCGGACGAGATGTTCCCTGAAGGTGCCGGACCGTACACCGACCTCGAAGAG GCTGGAGGTTCTGGGGGCCTTCTTATGGACCTGGCTGCAAATGAAAAGTCCGTCCATGCAGACTTTTTCAATG ACGACCAGCTAGCAAGACGTATAGCcgaagcagagaaaagcaagtag